From a region of the Wolbachia endosymbiont (group B) of Gerris lacustris genome:
- a CDS encoding ABC transporter ATP-binding protein: MLRPFPFHIGVVLLTALVWAIDISFNPYLIKVIIDRVSTSDANDLFRNIATPIVFYVLILFSLECFTRLYGYFFEIKMIPNLRKNIVKSSIDTLLDQDSSYYQNNFSGSLANKVNNLTNYIPDVVQIALDRLVARALALGIGIYFLWQVNIYFALLMLTWSALFVLSSLLLAGKIAYLADAWSELGSSITGKMVDVFSNIMSVRLFASKDQEKLSLRSTHSEAVKAEQKLQWLYMWIFIFYGFSFAIMQILNLYLLVKGREQELITTGDFAFVMTINIAIANFFWMIAKNFSQFSKSWGRITQALRTITSIPKIQDQPNAVDLVIKKGEISFDKVHFRYKDEEPIFENKSMIIESGQRVGLVGYSGGGKSTFVNLILRLYDIKSGKVSIDGQDIRNVTQDSLHKSIGMIPQDPSLFHRTLMENIRYGKVDASDDEVIEAAKRAHAHEFISKLFQGYESLVGERGIKLSGGQRQRIAIARAILKNAPILILDEATSQLDSVTESDIQKSLWELMQGKTTIVIAHRLSTLLHMDRILVFDQGKVVEDGTHQELLDENGMYKTLWDAQVGGFLPDKKKSECIQCVEEQQ; this comes from the coding sequence ATGCTGCGTCCATTTCCATTTCATATTGGGGTAGTATTACTGACAGCGTTAGTCTGGGCTATCGATATTTCCTTTAATCCATACTTAATAAAAGTCATTATAGATCGTGTTTCAACATCAGATGCAAATGATCTTTTTCGTAATATAGCAACTCCTATCGTATTCTATGTACTAATATTATTTTCACTTGAGTGCTTTACTAGATTATACGGTTATTTTTTTGAAATTAAGATGATTCCTAATCTTCGTAAAAACATTGTTAAATCAAGTATTGACACATTATTAGATCAAGATAGTAGCTACTACCAAAATAACTTCTCTGGCAGCCTTGCTAACAAAGTCAATAATTTAACAAACTATATTCCTGATGTCGTGCAAATTGCGCTTGATAGACTTGTAGCTCGCGCATTAGCACTTGGTATCGGAATTTATTTTTTGTGGCAAGTGAATATTTACTTTGCCTTGTTAATGTTAACTTGGTCAGCATTATTTGTTTTGTCTTCTCTCTTACTTGCAGGAAAGATAGCGTATCTTGCAGATGCGTGGTCAGAGCTCGGTTCAAGCATTACTGGTAAAATGGTAGATGTATTCTCAAATATCATGTCTGTAAGGTTATTTGCCAGCAAAGACCAAGAAAAATTATCCTTGCGATCCACTCATAGTGAAGCTGTTAAAGCAGAGCAAAAACTTCAGTGGTTATACATGTGGATTTTCATTTTCTATGGCTTCTCATTTGCGATCATGCAAATACTTAATTTATATCTCTTGGTTAAAGGAAGAGAACAAGAGTTAATTACTACTGGAGATTTTGCTTTTGTTATGACTATTAATATAGCAATAGCTAATTTTTTTTGGATGATAGCCAAAAACTTCTCACAATTTTCTAAATCGTGGGGAAGGATTACTCAGGCTTTGAGGACGATTACCTCAATTCCCAAAATCCAAGATCAGCCAAATGCTGTAGATCTAGTCATTAAAAAAGGGGAAATTAGTTTTGATAAAGTTCATTTTCGTTATAAAGATGAAGAGCCAATATTTGAAAACAAATCCATGATAATTGAGTCTGGTCAAAGAGTAGGACTTGTTGGTTATTCAGGTGGTGGTAAATCAACATTTGTAAACCTAATCCTCCGGCTTTATGATATAAAATCTGGAAAAGTTTCAATTGACGGACAAGATATTCGAAATGTAACTCAGGATTCTCTGCACAAAAGTATTGGAATGATCCCACAAGATCCATCGCTTTTTCATAGGACTCTAATGGAAAATATTCGCTACGGTAAAGTAGATGCTAGTGATGATGAAGTAATAGAAGCTGCCAAACGTGCACATGCTCATGAATTCATTTCAAAATTGTTCCAAGGTTATGAGTCACTCGTTGGCGAAAGAGGTATCAAACTTTCGGGAGGACAGAGACAACGTATTGCAATTGCCAGAGCTATTTTAAAAAATGCTCCTATATTAATTCTTGATGAAGCAACTTCACAACTTGATTCTGTGACTGAAAGCGATATTCAAAAATCTCTGTGGGAGTTGATGCAAGGTAAAACTACAATAGTGATAGCCCATCGCCTATCTACACTTTTGCACATGGATCGTATTTTAGTATTTGATCAAGGTAAAGTTGTGGAAGATGGTACTCACCAAGAGCTTCTTGATGAAAATGGAATGTATAAAACTCTATGGGATGCACAAGTTGGCGGGTTTTTGCCGGATAAAAAGAAAAGTGAATGTATTCAGTGTGTTGAAGAACAACAATAA